TCGGCGGGATGGGCGTGGCATGCCGCCTCCGAGCAGGACGGGCTGTTCTCGATCGGGCTGATGACTCCGAGGGCGCGCTCCCCCGAGGCGAGGGTGTAGATGCGGAACCTGTCGGGGCGATCGAGCTTCGCGAGGGGGGACGACCTCGCGTGGCACCCGTAGCAGGCCTCGCCGCTCTTGTCGACGAGCGACCCGACCTCCGGCCCGTCGGTGGAGAAGCTGATCCGCCCCTCCTGATTGAAGATCCGGATCCTCACGATCCCGGGCTCGTCGGCGATGGTGCCGATCATGTGGTAGAGCCCCTCGCGATCGTTGCGGAGCATGTCGTACGACGTGCTGCGCTTGATCACGTCGGAGATCCGCTCCGCGCTCCCGAGGCTTGCCCGCTCCAGGTTTCCCCGGTGCACGCCGACCACCGACCAGCCCAGGAGCAGAAGGACGCTGACGATCCCCGCCACGAGGAGCGACGTGAGGCGGAACCCCAGCGATCGGGCGAACGGGATCCTCTCAGTCCCGGACATGGACCAGCCTCACGCGCGGAGCGGGGCGGGCGGCGAGCTCTTCGACCCCCCTCGGGAAGATCGGCAGGTAGCGGACCGCCAGGCCGAAGATCGCGAAGCCGGCGGCCACGATCCCGGCAGTCACGGCCACCTCGGTCCACTTCGGGACGTAGCTCACGCCGGCCGACGCCTCCATCCCGGTGATGCTGACGTTGAGGCGGTTGACGATGAACCCCAGGACGGTGAAAACCGACGCGAGGTAGAGGCCCCCCTCCGTGTCGCGGACGCGCGGCACCAGGAGAAGCGCGATCGGGAGCGCGAGGCCGAGGCCGAGCTCGAGCAGGAAGAGATCGGTCTCGTACCCGATGTGGAGGACGAGATCCAGGGCGCCCCGGTGGTACAGGTCGAGGAACTTCAGCATCCCGTAGAGCAGGAGCACCACGGTCAGGATGCGGCCCAGCTCCCGCATGAGGGGCAGCTCCAGCTTCTTCCCGAAGTGGCGCGCGCTCAGGCACGACTCGATGATCGTCATCGCGAGGCCGATGCCGATGGCCGAGAGGAAGAAGAAGACCGGGAGTAGAGGCGAGTACCAGTACGCGTGCAGCTTCTCGGGGACGATGAGATAGAGGCTGCCCAGCGACGACTGGTGGAGCGTCGAGAGGATCACCCCGGCGATGACGAGCGGCACGGAGATGGCGCGGACCACCTTCAGCGCCTGCGTGAGGTGGAACCGCTCGAGAACGACCGGCGAGAACTCGAGGGCCAGCACCGTCGTGTACAGCGTGACGCACCACCCGACCTCGAACATGACCGAGTGGGGGTTCCACATGACGAGCGGGTGCCAGACCCGCCACGGCCGGCCGAGATCGAACATGAGCGCGACGACGACGAGCATGTATCCGAGGAACGCCGTCAGGACGGTGGGGCGGATGATCGGCTTGAACCGCTCGATGTTGAAGATGTGGACCGCCGCCGTGAGGGTGAAGCCGCCGGCCGCCAGCATCACGCCGCACAGGACGTCGAAGCCGACCCAGAGGCCCCACGGGAAGCGATCGCTGAGGTGGGTCGACGCCCCGAGGCCCCGGGTGAACCGCACGACGGTCGCGTACGCCGCCGCGATCATCACGGCGAGGAAGACTCCCTTCCAGAACGTGATGCGTCCCTTCACCGCGTCACCTCCCCTCGCCGGAAGGAGCCGCGTGCTCCTCGGCCGCGACCTCGTCGCGCCGGTGCGTGATCCACCAGATCCCTCCCAGGAGGATCCCGCCGAGGGGAACGAAGTCGGGGATCCGCGAGAGGACCCGGTACGTGAGCATCGGGATCGGCTCCTTCACCATGTCGGTCCGGTAGCCGAAGCTCTCGAACGGCACGCCGGAGAGCATGAGGACCGATGTGCCGCCGACCTCCTCGAGGCCGTAGACGTGCGGCACGTACTGAGCGGGGTTCTCCGCGAGGCGGCTTCGCGCCTCGGCGATCAGCGCCGCCCGCTCGCCGGACTTCGTCGCGCCGGTGGGGCAGATCTCGGCGCAGGCCTGCACCCCGCCGGCGAGGGTGGTCCCGGCGCAGAAGTCGCACTTGCGGACCCTCGGGAGGAGCTTCGTCCACTCGTAGCGGGGGACCGAGAAGGGGCACGCCACCATGCAGTAGCGGCACCCCATGCAGCGATCCTCGTCGTAGACGACCGGGCCCTCTGGGGTCTTCCTCAGCGCGGCGACGGGGCAGACCGACGCGCAGGTCGGCTCGACGCAGTGCATGCAGAGGCGCCGCATGAACCTGTCGTCGCGCCCCTGCACGACGGTGAGCTTGTGGTCGGACTGGACCTCTTCCGCCGCGATCGCGTCGTCGTACGGAAGCTTGTGCCGGTCGGCGCACGCCTGCTCGCATTGCTTGCAGCCGATGCAGAGCGTGGCGTCGTACAGGATGGCGAGGCTCACGACACTCCTCCGCGCGGGCGGACGACATGGAAAGAGGCAATCTCCCTGCCACGGGCGGCCGCGTCGTCATTCCGCGCACCGGCGGCCAAACCGCTGAATCGTCGCGGGATTCATCGCGCACCGCCTGCGCGACCTCCGCCCGCACCGTCCCTTCCTCCCGACTGCTGAGAACCTGAACGCATGAGTGCGCGTCAAGACGTCTCCGGAGCCGGTTCAGATGAGGAAGAACTCCCGTGCGAGATCCAGCCAGGAGTCGCCGGAGAGGATCGACGGGACATCGTCGATCGCCACGCCGCCGTCCTGGGCCACGGCGCCGGCGACGGCCGGAAGGCGGAGACGGAGACGGGACGCGGCCTCCTCCATCCAGCTCTTCGCGACGTTTCCCGCGATCAGGTTGCGGAGGTTCGTCGATGCGTCCGGGGACTCCACCTTCACGAGCCAGCCGTCGTCGTACGGGTGCCGGCGCGCCTCGTCGGGAGCGGCGGCCGCGGCCTCGTGGATCTCGGTGACGATCCCCTCGATCGGGGACGCCATGTCGACCTTCTTTCCGTCGCGCTCGACGCTCCAGATCTTCTGACCCTGGCGAATCCACTGGCCCCGGCGCGGCAGCGTGATGCGATCGACCTTGCCGATCAGCCGGGCGGCGAAGTCGTCGATGCCGACGCGGACGAGGTTGGCGCTCTCGCGCAGTGCCCACGTGTGCCCCGGGTGGTATTTCAGGTGATCGCGAACCTCGAACCCGGCGGCGAACGCGGGACGGAGCGGCGCGGCCGGTTCGGCCGGGGCGGCCGCCTGGAGCGAGACGATCGCGTGGCGCCGGCTGTACACGTAATCGGTGACGACGAGAGCGATGAACGTGACGAGGACGAGGATGACGGTCATGACGCACCTCCTGGCGGGCGGCGCGTCCGGCGCTCCCACAGCCGTTCGCGCTCACCAGTCTGGATTACAAGGTGCGTGCCCCCGGGGGGCCCGGCGGCGACCGGCGAGCAGCGCCTTCACAACCCGTGGGCCGCGTGCGCGTTGCGCTCGCCGTCCGGAAAGAGAAACGCGCGGCCTCGATGCCGGCCGCGCGTCGGTTCGTTCAGATTCTCACCGGCCCGGCGGGGCCGGATCGCGCCCGATCCCGTCAGGTTCCCACGGCTGAAGGAGTTCGGGGCGCCGCGGCGGCGTCGAGCTTCTCACCGGCGATCGACGCGTTCTTCATCTCGGTCCCGGCGGGCTTCCGGGCGACCGCCTCCTGCGCGTCCACCACCGCGATCGCGGCGACGTGGACGATCTCCTCGACCTCGGCGCCGCGCTGGACGACGTGCACCGGACGGCTCAGCCCCATCAGGATCGGGCCCATCGCCTCGGCGCCGCCCAGCCGCATGAGGAGCTTGTAGGCGATGTTGCCGGAGGCGAGATCCGGGAAGATGAGCACGTTCGCCCCGCCGCGCAGCCCGGAGAAGGGGTACGTCGTCTCGAGGATCTCCGGGACGACCGCGGTGTCGGCCTGCATCTCGCCGTCGATCATGAGGAGAGGATCCCGCCTCTTCACCAGCTCGACGGCCCGCCGCGCTTTCTCGGCCTGCGGGTGCTTCGTGCTGCCGAAGTTCGAGAACGACAGCATCGCGACCCGCGGCACGACGTCGAATCGGCGCGCCGCCTCGGCGGTGCAGAGGGCGATCTCGGCGAGGTCCTCGGCCGACGGATCGATGTTCACGGTCGTGTCGGCGAGGAAGTAGAGGTCCCCCCTCTTCGTCACGATGAGGTAGAAGCCCGAGACCTTCCGGATTCCCTCGCGCGTCCGGATGATCTGCAGCGCCGGGCGGATCGTGTCGGGGTAGTGCTGGGTCACCCCCGAGACGAGGGCGTCGGCGTGCCCCATGTGGACCATCATCGAGCCGAACACGTTGCGATCGTCGATCAGGGAGCGCGCCTCCGAGGGGGTCACGCCGCGCCGCTGCCTCAGGCGCACCAGCTCCTTCACGTACTCCTCGCGATGCGACCACTCGCGCGGGTCTACCACCTCCATCCCGGTGAGCGGCACGCCGAGATCCGCGGCCTTCATGTGGATGGCGTACGGATCTCCGAGGAGGATCGGGCGGGCGATCCGCTCCTCGGCCAGGATGTGGCAGGCCCGCAGGATCTTCTCGTGCTCCCCTTCCGGAAAGACGACCCGCCTCGGGGAGGCCTGGGCCTTGAGGACCATCATGCGCGTCACCTCGCGCGCCTTGCCGAGCCTCCGCTCGAGCTGCTCGCGATAGACGCCGATGTCGATCGGCTCCCGGGCCACGCCGGATTCGATGGCGGCGCGCGCCACCGCGGAGGCCACCGAGATCAGCACGCGGGGATCGAACGGCTTCGGGATGATGTAGTCGCGCCCGAACCGCAGGCGATCGACGCCGTAGGCCCGGCAGACCGAGTCCGGCACGTCCTCCCGGGCGAGGGCCGCCAGCGCGCGCGTCGCGGCGAGCTTCATCTCCTCGTTGATCGCGGTGGCGCGCACGTCGAGGGCGCCTCGGAAGATGAAGGGGAACCCGAGGACGTTGTTGACCTGGTTGGGATAGTCGGACCGGCCCGTCGCGATGAGGACGTCCCGTCGCGCGGCGAGTGCCTCCTCGTACGAGATCTCGGGCGTCGGGTTCGCCATCGCGAAGACGATCGGGTTCGCCGCCATCGTCCGGAGCATCTCCCCGGTCACCGCCCCGGCCGCCGACAGGCCGACGAAGACGTCCGCCCCCTTCATCGCGTCGTGCAGCGTCCGATCGCCCGTGGCGTGCGCGAAGCGCGCCTTGTACGGGTTCATCCCCTCGGTGCGCCCCTGGTGGACGACCCCCTTCGTGTCGCACAGCGTGATCCGCTCGCGGCGGGCCCCGAGCCTCACGTAGTGCTCGGCGCACGCGATCCCGGCCGCTCCCGCGCCGTTCACGACGATGCGGATCGCGTCGATGGACTTGCCGCAGATCTCCACGGCGTTCAGGAGCGCCGCGCCGGAGATGATCGCGGTCCCGTGCTGATCGTCGTGGAAGACGGGGATCTTCATCGTGCGCTTCAGCGTCTCCTCGATGTGGAAGCAGTCCGGCGCCTTGATGTCCTCGAGGTTGATGCCGCCGAAGGTCGGCTCGAGGAGCTGGCAGAGCCGGATGACCTCCTCGGGATCCTCCGTCCCGACCTCCAGATCGAAGACGTCGATGTCCGCGAACCTCTTGAAGAGGACCCCCTTTCCCTCCATCACCGGCTTGCCGGCGAGCGCCCCGATGTTCCCCAGGCCCAGCACCGCCGTCCCGTTGCTCACCACGGCGACGAGGTTGCCGCGCGAGGTGTACTTGAAGGCATCGTGGGGATTCTTCTGAATCTCGAGGCACGGCTCGGCGACCCCCGGCGTGTAGGCGAGGCTGAGATCCCGCTGGGAGCGGCACGGCTTCGTGGGCATGACCTCGATCTTTCCGGGGCGCGCGCCCTGGTGGTAATCGAGCGCGTCCTGCTTGCGGATTGCCATGGGGTCACCTCAATGGACGTCACGGGCCGACTCGTCGCACGGTCGTCAGGCGGCCGCGGTCCTCTCGGCCGCGAAGGAGCGGCCGGCCTGGAACGCCTTGCGGTTCAGCTCGTGGAGCGACGGGTTCCTGATCGCCGCGACGAGAACCGAGAGCGCCACCTCAGCGCCGAAGGTCGCCGTCTCGGCCTGAAGCGCCCCGAGGAGGACGGCGTTGGCCGCCCTCGCCGCGCCCAGATCGTCGGCGATCCGGGATGCCGGGACGCAGACGACGCGCGCGGCGGCCGCGTCGAACCCCGCCGGGAGAGCGTCCTGGTTGTACAGGATGAGCCCGCCCGCCCTCACGTGGGGGGCGAACTTCCTCAGCGAGAGCTCGTTCATCGCGATGAGGACGTCGGGGTTTGAGATTAGCGGGGAGCCGATGCGCTCGCCGGCGATGCACACATGGCAGTGCGCGCTGCCGCTTCGCATCTCGGGGCCGTACGACGGCAGCCAGCTCACCTCCATCCCCTCTCGGAGCCCTATCTCGGCGAGCATCTGCCCCAGGAGGAGGACCCCCTGGCCGCCGAAGCCCGCGACCTTCACCGTCACGGGCTGCACCGCCGCGCCGGCGCCGGAAGCGGGGATCGCCCCGGCCGCGTCCCTCGTCAGGCCCAGGACCTCCGCCATCGGCTTCCGGGGCGGCCCGCCGTCCGCGGCGATCGCGGGGCGCCTGTCCCTCAGGATTCCGAGCGGGAAGACCGGGAGGAGCTTCTCCTCGACCCACCTCTGCGCCTCGACGGGGGTCATCTTCCAGATGGTCGGGCAGGGAGAGAGGATCTCGACGAACGTGAAGCCGGCGCCCGCGCGCTGGATGTCGAGCGCTTTGCGGATCGCCTTCCGCGCCTTCATGATGTTCTTGCCGTCGTGCAGCGACACGCGCTCGATGTACGCCGGGGCCTCGAGGGTCGCGAGAAGCTCCGCGACGTGGATGGGGTATCCCTCGTTCGCAGGCCGCCTTCCCCACGGCGTCGTCGTGCTCGTCTGGCCGACGAGCGTCGTCGGCGCCATCTGGCCGCCCGTCATCCCGTAGATCGCGTTGTTGACGAAGAAGATCGAGATCGCCTCGCCGCGGTTCGCCGCGTGGAGGATCTCCGCGGTGCCGATCGCCGCGAGATCCCCGTCCCCCTGGTACCCGATGACGAGGCTCCCGGGGCATGACCGCTTCAGCGCGGTGGCCACGGCCGGCGTGCGCCCGTGCGCCGCCTGCACGTTCCCCACGTCGAAGTAGTAGTAGGCGAAGACGGAGCAGCCGACGGGGCTGACGAAGATCGTGCTGTCCTTCGCGCCGAGATCGTGGATCGCCTCGGCGAGGAGCTTGTGCGCGATGCCGTGGCCGCAGCCGGGACAGTAATGAGTCTGGTGCTGCAGCTCCGCCTTCCGCTCGTAGCGATCGTAGAAGACGTCGGACTTCGAGAGGATCGACTGATACTCGCTCACGTGGTCACCTCGCCGCCGCGCCAACCGGAAGGAGCCGATCGAGGATCTCCTCGACCGAAGGGACGTTGCCTCCGACCCGCCCGAGAAGCTCGACGGGAACGGTGCCGTTGAGCGCCAGCCTCACGTCCTCGACCATCTGCCCCGTGCTCAGCTCGACCACCAGAACGCGGCGGCACCGGGACGCCGCGGCGACGAGCGCCTCCTTCGGGAAGGGCCACAGCGAGATGGGACGGAAGAGGCCCACCGCCGCGCCGGCCTTGCGGGCCTGCTCCACGGCGGACCGGAGGACGCGGGAGACGATCCCGTACCCGACGACCAGGGTGTCGGCGTCCTCGCCGCGGTACACCTCGTGCCGCGCCTCCAGCCGCTCGGCCTCGAGGTACTTCGCCTCGAGCTTCCGCACGTGGGCTTCCAGGAGATCGGGCTCGAGGAAGATCGAGCTGATGAGGTTCTTCCGCGTCTCCGCCGTGCCGGCCACCGCCCAGGGCTTCGCCTCGGGGACCGCGACGGTCGCGTCGAGATCGACGGGCTCCATCATCTGGCCGATGAACCCGTCGGTGAGGACGACGGCGGGATTGCGATACCGGTCGGCGAGGTCGAAGGCGAGGCGCGTCAGGTCGGCCATCTCCTGCGCGGAGGCGGGGGCGAGGACGAGGTTCCGGTAGCACCCGTGCCCTCCCCCCTTCACGAGGGCGAAGTAGTCGCTCTGCTCCGGGGCGATGTTCCCGAGCCCGGGGCCGCCGCGCACGACGTCGACGACGACGCACGGCAGCTCCGCCCCGGCGAGATACGACATCCCCTCCTGCATCAGGCTCACGCCCGGCCCCGACGAGGCCGTCATCGCCCGCACCCCCGCCGAGGCGGCGCCGTAGACCATGTTGATCGCGGCGACCTCGCTCTCGGCCTGGAGGAAGACACCTCCGACCTGCGGCAAGTACAGGGCCGCGGCCTCGGCGATCTCGCTCGCCGGGGTGATCGGGTAGCCGTAGTACGCGCCGCACCCCGCGAGGAGCGCCCCCTTGACGACGGCGACGTTACCCTTGGTGAGCTGGCGCATGGACGGCCTCCCGGATCTTCATGACCTCGATCGCGCCGGGCTCGGGGCAGTCGTAGAAGCAGATGCCGCAGCCGGTGCATCCGGCGCCGGTGTAGTGCGCCGGATGGACGCCGTAGGCGTTCAGGCCGGCCTCGAGCTCGAGACATTCGACGGGGCAGGCCTCCACACAGAGGCCGCACCCCTTGCATTCAGCGACGTCTACCGACACGAAACCGCGCTTCTCGGCGGCCACTCCTCACCTCCCGGCCGGCGCGGGCCGTGAGAGCCAGCGCGTCCGCTCGCAGTAGTCGAAAAGCTCTTCCCTGAACTTCGGATGGGCGATCT
This sequence is a window from Acidobacteriota bacterium. Protein-coding genes within it:
- the hybB gene encoding Ni/Fe-hydrogenase cytochrome b subunit codes for the protein MIAAAYATVVRFTRGLGASTHLSDRFPWGLWVGFDVLCGVMLAAGGFTLTAAVHIFNIERFKPIIRPTVLTAFLGYMLVVVALMFDLGRPWRVWHPLVMWNPHSVMFEVGWCVTLYTTVLALEFSPVVLERFHLTQALKVVRAISVPLVIAGVILSTLHQSSLGSLYLIVPEKLHAYWYSPLLPVFFFLSAIGIGLAMTIIESCLSARHFGKKLELPLMRELGRILTVVLLLYGMLKFLDLYHRGALDLVLHIGYETDLFLLELGLGLALPIALLLVPRVRDTEGGLYLASVFTVLGFIVNRLNVSITGMEASAGVSYVPKWTEVAVTAGIVAAGFAIFGLAVRYLPIFPRGVEELAARPAPRVRLVHVRD
- a CDS encoding 4Fe-4S dicluster domain-containing protein, with product MSLAILYDATLCIGCKQCEQACADRHKLPYDDAIAAEEVQSDHKLTVVQGRDDRFMRRLCMHCVEPTCASVCPVAALRKTPEGPVVYDEDRCMGCRYCMVACPFSVPRYEWTKLLPRVRKCDFCAGTTLAGGVQACAEICPTGATKSGERAALIAEARSRLAENPAQYVPHVYGLEEVGGTSVLMLSGVPFESFGYRTDMVKEPIPMLTYRVLSRIPDFVPLGGILLGGIWWITHRRDEVAAEEHAAPSGEGR
- a CDS encoding glycine cleavage system protein H; the encoded protein is MTVILVLVTFIALVVTDYVYSRRHAIVSLQAAAPAEPAAPLRPAFAAGFEVRDHLKYHPGHTWALRESANLVRVGIDDFAARLIGKVDRITLPRRGQWIRQGQKIWSVERDGKKVDMASPIEGIVTEIHEAAAAAPDEARRHPYDDGWLVKVESPDASTNLRNLIAGNVAKSWMEEAASRLRLRLPAVAGAVAQDGGVAIDDVPSILSGDSWLDLAREFFLI
- a CDS encoding NADP-dependent malic enzyme — encoded protein: MAIRKQDALDYHQGARPGKIEVMPTKPCRSQRDLSLAYTPGVAEPCLEIQKNPHDAFKYTSRGNLVAVVSNGTAVLGLGNIGALAGKPVMEGKGVLFKRFADIDVFDLEVGTEDPEEVIRLCQLLEPTFGGINLEDIKAPDCFHIEETLKRTMKIPVFHDDQHGTAIISGAALLNAVEICGKSIDAIRIVVNGAGAAGIACAEHYVRLGARRERITLCDTKGVVHQGRTEGMNPYKARFAHATGDRTLHDAMKGADVFVGLSAAGAVTGEMLRTMAANPIVFAMANPTPEISYEEALAARRDVLIATGRSDYPNQVNNVLGFPFIFRGALDVRATAINEEMKLAATRALAALAREDVPDSVCRAYGVDRLRFGRDYIIPKPFDPRVLISVASAVARAAIESGVAREPIDIGVYREQLERRLGKAREVTRMMVLKAQASPRRVVFPEGEHEKILRACHILAEERIARPILLGDPYAIHMKAADLGVPLTGMEVVDPREWSHREEYVKELVRLRQRRGVTPSEARSLIDDRNVFGSMMVHMGHADALVSGVTQHYPDTIRPALQIIRTREGIRKVSGFYLIVTKRGDLYFLADTTVNIDPSAEDLAEIALCTAEAARRFDVVPRVAMLSFSNFGSTKHPQAEKARRAVELVKRRDPLLMIDGEMQADTAVVPEILETTYPFSGLRGGANVLIFPDLASGNIAYKLLMRLGGAEAMGPILMGLSRPVHVVQRGAEVEEIVHVAAIAVVDAQEAVARKPAGTEMKNASIAGEKLDAAAAPRTPSAVGT
- a CDS encoding 2-oxoacid:acceptor oxidoreductase family protein: MLSKSDVFYDRYERKAELQHQTHYCPGCGHGIAHKLLAEAIHDLGAKDSTIFVSPVGCSVFAYYYFDVGNVQAAHGRTPAVATALKRSCPGSLVIGYQGDGDLAAIGTAEILHAANRGEAISIFFVNNAIYGMTGGQMAPTTLVGQTSTTTPWGRRPANEGYPIHVAELLATLEAPAYIERVSLHDGKNIMKARKAIRKALDIQRAGAGFTFVEILSPCPTIWKMTPVEAQRWVEEKLLPVFPLGILRDRRPAIAADGGPPRKPMAEVLGLTRDAAGAIPASGAGAAVQPVTVKVAGFGGQGVLLLGQMLAEIGLREGMEVSWLPSYGPEMRSGSAHCHVCIAGERIGSPLISNPDVLIAMNELSLRKFAPHVRAGGLILYNQDALPAGFDAAAARVVCVPASRIADDLGAARAANAVLLGALQAETATFGAEVALSVLVAAIRNPSLHELNRKAFQAGRSFAAERTAAA
- the vorB gene encoding 3-methyl-2-oxobutanoate dehydrogenase subunit VorB, with amino-acid sequence MRQLTKGNVAVVKGALLAGCGAYYGYPITPASEIAEAAALYLPQVGGVFLQAESEVAAINMVYGAASAGVRAMTASSGPGVSLMQEGMSYLAGAELPCVVVDVVRGGPGLGNIAPEQSDYFALVKGGGHGCYRNLVLAPASAQEMADLTRLAFDLADRYRNPAVVLTDGFIGQMMEPVDLDATVAVPEAKPWAVAGTAETRKNLISSIFLEPDLLEAHVRKLEAKYLEAERLEARHEVYRGEDADTLVVGYGIVSRVLRSAVEQARKAGAAVGLFRPISLWPFPKEALVAAASRCRRVLVVELSTGQMVEDVRLALNGTVPVELLGRVGGNVPSVEEILDRLLPVGAAAR
- a CDS encoding 4Fe-4S dicluster domain-containing protein, with the protein product MAAEKRGFVSVDVAECKGCGLCVEACPVECLELEAGLNAYGVHPAHYTGAGCTGCGICFYDCPEPGAIEVMKIREAVHAPAHQG